A region of Massilia sp. WG5 DNA encodes the following proteins:
- the rplP gene encoding 50S ribosomal protein L16, producing MLQPSRRKYRKEQKGRNTGISHTRGTAVSFGEFGLKAVARGRITARQIEAARRAMTRHIKRGGRIWIRIFPDKPISNKPAEVRMGNGKGNPEYYVAEIQPGKVLYEMDGVAEELAREAFRLAAAKLPLATTFVVRQVGQ from the coding sequence ATGCTGCAGCCATCCCGCAGAAAGTATCGTAAAGAGCAGAAAGGCCGTAACACCGGCATTTCGCACACCCGCGGCACCGCTGTGTCGTTCGGTGAGTTCGGCCTGAAGGCCGTTGCCCGCGGCCGTATCACGGCTCGCCAGATCGAAGCGGCACGTCGTGCCATGACCCGTCACATCAAGCGTGGCGGCCGTATCTGGATCCGTATCTTCCCGGACAAGCCGATCTCGAACAAGCCGGCTGAAGTCCGTATGGGTAACGGTAAGGGTAATCCGGAGTACTACGTCGCTGAAATCCAGCCGGGCAAGGTCCTGTATGAGATGGACGGCGTCGCAGAAGAACTGGCGCGCGAAGCATTCCGCCTGGCCGCTGCCAAACTGCCGCTGGCAACCACTTTCGTGGTGCGCCAAGTCGGCCAATAA
- the rpmC gene encoding 50S ribosomal protein L29, with amino-acid sequence MKATELRGKDQAALQQELNELLKAQFGLRMQVATQQLTNTAQLKKVRRDIARVKTVMTQKEAK; translated from the coding sequence ATGAAAGCAACGGAACTCCGCGGCAAGGACCAGGCAGCTCTGCAGCAAGAGCTGAATGAGCTGCTGAAGGCACAGTTCGGTCTGCGCATGCAAGTCGCAACGCAGCAGCTGACCAACACCGCTCAGCTCAAGAAGGTGCGCCGCGATATCGCACGCGTCAAAACCGTGATGACCCAGAAGGAAGCCAAATGA
- the rpsQ gene encoding 30S ribosomal protein S17 produces the protein MNDTTKTALKRTLVGKVVSDKMDKTVTVLVERHVKHPLYGKIIVRSNKYHAHDETNQAKTGDTVEIQEGRPISKTKAWTLTKVVQVAQVL, from the coding sequence ATGAACGACACCACTAAAACGGCGCTGAAGCGTACGCTGGTCGGCAAGGTCGTGTCCGACAAGATGGACAAGACGGTAACCGTGCTGGTCGAGCGTCACGTCAAGCACCCGCTGTACGGCAAGATCATCGTGCGCTCGAACAAGTATCACGCGCACGACGAGACCAACCAGGCCAAGACCGGCGACACGGTCGAGATCCAGGAAGGTCGTCCGATCTCGAAGACGAAGGCTTGGACCCTGACCAAAGTTGTACAGGTCGCACAGGTTCTGTAA
- the rplN gene encoding 50S ribosomal protein L14: MIQTESRLEVADNTGAKEVLCIKVLGGSKRRYASIGDVIKVTVKQAAPRGRVKKGEIYNAVVVRTAKGVRRQDGSLVKFDGNAAVLLNAKLEPIGTRIFGPVTRELRTEKFMKIVSLAPEVL, from the coding sequence ATGATTCAAACCGAAAGCCGGCTCGAAGTAGCCGACAATACCGGTGCCAAAGAAGTTCTGTGCATCAAGGTATTGGGCGGCTCCAAACGCCGTTACGCCAGCATTGGCGACGTGATCAAGGTCACCGTGAAGCAGGCTGCTCCGCGCGGCCGCGTCAAGAAAGGTGAAATCTACAATGCCGTGGTTGTGCGTACCGCTAAAGGTGTGCGCCGCCAGGACGGTTCCCTGGTGAAGTTCGACGGCAATGCCGCCGTGCTGCTGAACGCCAAGCTGGAGCCGATCGGCACCCGTATCTTCGGACCGGTGACCCGCGAACTGCGCACCGAAAAGTTCATGAAGATCGTGTCCCTGGCACCTGAAGTTCTGTAA
- the rplX gene encoding 50S ribosomal protein L24: MDKIRKNDEVIVLAGKDKGKRGVVQQRVDAEHVIVEGVNVAKKAVKPNPMTGVTGGIVDKTMPIHVSNVALFNAASGKADRVGFKEVDGKKVRVFKSNGEVVKG; the protein is encoded by the coding sequence ATGGATAAGATTCGTAAAAACGACGAAGTCATCGTTCTGGCCGGTAAAGACAAGGGCAAGCGCGGTGTCGTTCAGCAGCGAGTAGATGCTGAGCACGTCATCGTTGAAGGCGTGAACGTGGCCAAGAAGGCCGTCAAGCCGAACCCGATGACCGGCGTAACTGGTGGTATCGTCGACAAGACCATGCCGATTCACGTGTCGAATGTCGCGCTGTTCAATGCAGCGTCCGGCAAGGCTGATCGCGTTGGCTTCAAAGAAGTGGATGGCAAAAAAGTCCGCGTCTTCAAGTCGAACGGCGAAGTAGTGAAGGGGTAA
- the rplE gene encoding 50S ribosomal protein L5: MARLQQLYKDKVVSELTEKFGYKSVMEVPRLTKITLNMGLSEAVADKKIIEHATGDLTKIAGQKPVVTKARKAIAGFKIREGYPIGTMVTLRGARMYEFLDRFITVALPRVRDFRGVSGKSFDGRGNYNIGVKEQIIFPEIDYDKIDALRGMNISITTTAKTDEEAKALLAAFKFPFRN; this comes from the coding sequence ATGGCCCGTCTGCAACAACTGTATAAAGACAAAGTCGTCTCCGAACTGACCGAAAAATTCGGTTACAAGTCGGTGATGGAAGTGCCGCGCCTGACCAAGATCACCCTGAACATGGGTCTGTCGGAAGCTGTCGCCGACAAGAAGATCATCGAGCACGCCACTGGCGACCTGACCAAGATCGCCGGCCAGAAGCCGGTCGTGACCAAGGCTCGCAAGGCAATCGCAGGTTTCAAGATCCGCGAAGGCTACCCGATCGGCACGATGGTGACCCTGCGCGGCGCCCGCATGTACGAATTCCTGGACCGTTTCATCACCGTGGCCCTGCCGCGCGTGCGTGACTTCCGTGGCGTCAGCGGCAAGTCGTTCGATGGTCGCGGTAACTACAACATCGGCGTCAAAGAGCAGATCATCTTCCCGGAAATCGATTACGACAAGATCGATGCGCTGCGTGGCATGAACATCTCGATCACCACGACCGCTAAGACCGACGAAGAAGCCAAAGCGCTGCTCGCCGCCTTCAAATTCCCGTTCCGGAACTAA
- the rpsN gene encoding 30S ribosomal protein S14, protein MAKLALINREQKRADLVEKFAAKRAALKAIIDDQSKTEEERYEARLKLQALPRNSAPTRQRNRCAITGRPRGTFRKFGLARIKLREFAMKGEIPGMTKASW, encoded by the coding sequence ATGGCAAAACTTGCACTGATCAACCGCGAACAGAAGCGTGCAGACCTGGTGGAGAAATTCGCCGCAAAGCGTGCCGCTCTGAAAGCAATCATCGACGACCAGTCGAAGACCGAAGAAGAGCGTTACGAAGCTCGCCTGAAACTGCAGGCCCTGCCGCGTAACTCGGCGCCGACCCGCCAGCGTAACCGCTGCGCCATCACCGGCCGTCCGCGTGGCACTTTCCGTAAATTCGGTCTGGCCCGTATTAAACTCCGCGAATTCGCCATGAAAGGCGAAATCCCGGGTATGACCAAAGCTAGCTGGTAA
- the rpsH gene encoding 30S ribosomal protein S8: MSMSDPIADMLTRIRNAQGVQKTNVSMPSSKVKVAIANVLKDEGYIEDFAVSTEGGKAELNIGLKYYVGRPVIERIERVSRPGLRIYKGKDEIPQVMNGLGVAIVSTPKGVMTDRKARATGVGGEVLCYVA, encoded by the coding sequence ATGAGTATGAGCGATCCTATCGCCGATATGCTGACCCGCATCCGCAACGCACAAGGCGTGCAAAAGACCAACGTGTCGATGCCGTCGTCGAAAGTGAAAGTTGCGATCGCCAACGTCCTGAAGGACGAGGGTTACATCGAAGATTTCGCCGTGTCCACCGAAGGTGGCAAGGCTGAACTGAACATCGGTTTGAAGTATTACGTTGGCCGTCCGGTTATCGAGCGCATCGAGCGCGTATCCCGTCCTGGCCTGCGCATCTACAAGGGCAAGGACGAAATCCCTCAGGTCATGAACGGCCTGGGTGTGGCAATCGTCTCGACCCCGAAGGGTGTGATGACCGACCGCAAAGCACGCGCAACCGGTGTCGGTGGCGAAGTGCTGTGCTACGTGGCTTAA
- the rplF gene encoding 50S ribosomal protein L6 → MSRVAKMPIAVPAGTDVQISASAITVKGPLGSLTQPLNGLVKVENNNGSLTFDVVNDSRESNAMSGTLRALVNNMVTGVTKGFERKLTLVGVGYKAAVQGNALNLSLGFSHPVLHAMPEGITAATPTPTEILIKGIDRQKVGQVAAEVRAYRSPEPYKGKGVRYSDEVVKLKETKKK, encoded by the coding sequence ATGTCTCGAGTAGCTAAGATGCCGATCGCCGTTCCGGCCGGCACTGACGTCCAGATCTCCGCTTCGGCGATCACGGTCAAGGGCCCGCTGGGCTCGCTGACCCAGCCGCTGAACGGTCTGGTCAAAGTAGAAAACAACAATGGCTCGCTGACCTTCGACGTCGTGAACGATTCCCGTGAATCGAACGCCATGTCGGGTACCCTGCGCGCCCTGGTCAACAACATGGTTACCGGCGTGACCAAGGGCTTCGAGCGCAAGCTGACCCTGGTCGGCGTGGGCTACAAGGCAGCTGTGCAGGGCAACGCCCTGAACCTGTCGCTGGGCTTCTCGCACCCGGTTCTGCACGCGATGCCGGAAGGTATCACTGCAGCAACCCCGACCCCGACCGAAATCCTGATCAAGGGTATCGATCGCCAAAAGGTCGGCCAGGTTGCCGCTGAAGTGCGCGCTTACCGCTCGCCTGAGCCTTACAAAGGCAAGGGTGTCCGTTATTCGGACGAAGTGGTGAAGCTTAAAGAAACCAAGAAGAAATAA
- the rplR gene encoding 50S ribosomal protein L18 — MDKKESRLRRGRQTRIKIAQLGVNRLSVHRTNLHIYANLISPDAKVLVSASSLEAEVRAELGGKSGAGGNAAAAALVGKRVAEKALKAGITEVAFDRSGFRYHGRVKALAEAAREAGLKF; from the coding sequence ATGGACAAGAAAGAATCGCGTCTGCGTCGTGGACGCCAAACCCGCATCAAGATCGCGCAGCTGGGCGTGAACCGCCTGTCGGTGCACCGCACCAACCTGCACATCTATGCGAACCTGATCAGCCCGGATGCGAAAGTCCTGGTTTCGGCTTCGTCGCTGGAAGCAGAAGTGCGCGCCGAGCTGGGCGGCAAGTCGGGTGCGGGCGGCAACGCCGCTGCAGCCGCACTGGTCGGCAAGCGCGTCGCAGAGAAAGCACTGAAAGCAGGGATCACCGAAGTCGCATTCGACCGTTCGGGTTTCCGTTACCACGGCCGTGTGAAGGCGCTGGCTGAGGCCGCGCGTGAAGCCGGTCTGAAGTTCTAA
- the rpsE gene encoding 30S ribosomal protein S5, with protein sequence MAKMQAKMASDKPDDGMREKMIAINRVTKVVKGGRIMGFAALTVVGDGDGRIGMGKGKSKEVPVGVQKAMEEARRNLIKVPLKNGTLQHTVTGRHGASRVLMAPAKPGTGVIAGGAMRAIFEVMGVTDVVAKSTGSSNPYNLVRATLDGLAKMSTPADIAAKRGKSVEEILG encoded by the coding sequence ATGGCAAAAATGCAAGCGAAAATGGCAAGCGACAAGCCGGATGATGGCATGCGCGAGAAAATGATCGCGATCAACCGCGTGACCAAAGTGGTCAAGGGTGGTCGTATCATGGGTTTTGCAGCGCTGACCGTTGTCGGTGACGGCGATGGCCGCATCGGCATGGGTAAAGGCAAGTCGAAGGAAGTTCCGGTCGGCGTGCAGAAGGCAATGGAAGAAGCCCGCCGCAACCTGATCAAGGTGCCCCTCAAGAACGGTACCCTGCAGCACACCGTTACCGGTCGTCACGGCGCCTCGCGCGTCCTGATGGCTCCGGCCAAGCCGGGTACCGGCGTGATCGCCGGCGGCGCAATGCGCGCAATCTTCGAGGTGATGGGCGTGACCGACGTGGTCGCCAAGTCGACCGGTTCGTCGAACCCGTACAACCTGGTTCGTGCGACCCTCGACGGTCTGGCGAAGATGAGCACTCCGGCTGACATCGCTGCCAAGCGCGGCAAGTCGGTCGAAGAGATCCTGGGTTAA
- the rpmD gene encoding 50S ribosomal protein L30 has protein sequence MANTIKVKLVKGLIGTRQDHRATVRGLGLRRVNSVSELQDTPAIRGMINKVNYLVKIVD, from the coding sequence ATGGCAAACACCATCAAAGTCAAGCTGGTCAAAGGCCTGATCGGTACCCGTCAGGATCACCGCGCCACCGTGCGCGGTCTGGGTCTGCGTCGTGTCAACTCGGTTTCCGAGCTGCAGGACACCCCGGCGATCCGCGGCATGATCAACAAGGTCAACTACCTCGTGAAAATTGTCGACTAA
- the rplO gene encoding 50S ribosomal protein L15, translating to MQLNTIQPADGAKHAKRRVGRGIGSGLGKTAGRGHKGQKSRSGGFHKVGFEGGQMPLQRRLPKRGFKSLNATFKAEVRLSDLNNLAVGDVDILVLKQAGVLSVVARDVRVILSGEITKAVNLKGIKATAGAKAAIEAAGGSVA from the coding sequence ATGCAACTCAATACCATTCAACCTGCTGACGGCGCCAAGCACGCTAAGCGTCGCGTCGGTCGCGGTATCGGCTCGGGCCTGGGCAAGACTGCCGGCCGCGGTCACAAAGGTCAGAAATCGCGTTCGGGCGGCTTCCACAAAGTCGGCTTCGAAGGCGGTCAGATGCCTCTGCAGCGCCGTCTGCCGAAGCGCGGCTTCAAGTCCCTGAACGCCACGTTCAAGGCTGAAGTCCGTCTGTCGGACCTGAACAACCTGGCCGTCGGCGATGTCGACATCCTGGTGCTGAAGCAAGCCGGTGTGCTGTCGGTCGTCGCTCGCGATGTGCGCGTGATCCTGTCGGGTGAAATCACCAAAGCGGTGAACCTGAAAGGCATCAAAGCCACCGCTGGCGCGAAGGCAGCGATCGAAGCAGCTGGCGGTTCGGTCGCCTAA
- the secY gene encoding preprotein translocase subunit SecY gives MATNSQLGKSAASGFPWGRLWFLLGALVVYRIGAHIPVPGIDPVAMAQLFKQNEGGILGMFNMFSGGALSRFAVFALGITPYISASIIMQLVSIVSPQMEALKKEGEAGRRKITQYTRYFTVVLALFQAFGIAVALEAQQGLVLDPGMAFRFVTVVTLLTGTMFLMWLGEQITERGLGNGISIIIFAGIAAGLPSALGNLFTLVSQGSISSISAIFIVILVALVTYAVVFVERGQRKILVNYAKRQVGNKIYGGQTSHLPLKLNMAGVIPPIFASSIILFPATIVDWFTRGKDASSPFIGFLKDLAASLSAGQPIHALLYAVAIVFFCFFYTALVFNSKETADNLKKSGAFVPGIRPGEQTARYIDKILMRLTLAGAVYITLVCLLPEFMTSYWKVPVYFGGTSLLIVVVVTMDFMAQVQNYVMSQQYESLLRKANFKGGIPSR, from the coding sequence TTGGCGACTAATTCACAACTTGGTAAAAGTGCCGCATCCGGTTTCCCCTGGGGCCGGTTGTGGTTCCTGCTTGGGGCATTGGTCGTGTACCGCATCGGAGCTCACATCCCGGTCCCCGGGATTGATCCGGTCGCCATGGCCCAGCTGTTCAAGCAGAACGAAGGCGGCATCCTGGGCATGTTCAACATGTTCTCGGGCGGCGCCTTGTCCCGCTTTGCCGTGTTCGCTCTCGGTATCACGCCTTATATTTCGGCTTCGATCATCATGCAGCTGGTGTCGATCGTCTCGCCGCAGATGGAGGCACTGAAGAAGGAAGGCGAGGCCGGCCGCCGCAAGATCACCCAGTACACCCGGTATTTCACGGTGGTGCTGGCTCTGTTCCAGGCGTTCGGCATCGCGGTCGCGCTGGAAGCCCAGCAAGGCCTCGTGCTCGATCCGGGCATGGCGTTCCGCTTCGTGACCGTCGTGACGCTTCTCACTGGCACCATGTTCCTCATGTGGCTGGGTGAGCAGATCACGGAACGTGGTCTTGGCAACGGTATCTCGATCATCATCTTTGCCGGTATTGCAGCCGGTCTGCCGAGCGCACTGGGTAATCTGTTCACCCTGGTGTCGCAAGGTTCGATCAGCAGCATTTCCGCAATCTTCATCGTGATTCTGGTGGCCCTGGTGACCTACGCGGTCGTGTTCGTAGAACGCGGCCAGCGCAAGATCCTGGTGAATTACGCGAAACGCCAGGTCGGTAACAAGATCTACGGTGGCCAAACCAGCCACCTGCCGCTGAAGCTGAACATGGCTGGTGTGATCCCGCCGATCTTCGCTTCGTCGATCATCCTGTTCCCGGCCACGATCGTTGACTGGTTCACGCGCGGCAAGGACGCCTCCAGCCCCTTCATCGGGTTCCTGAAGGATCTGGCAGCGTCGCTGAGCGCAGGTCAGCCGATCCATGCGTTGCTGTATGCGGTGGCGATCGTGTTCTTCTGCTTCTTCTATACGGCGCTGGTATTCAACAGCAAGGAAACGGCGGACAACTTGAAGAAGAGCGGCGCATTTGTTCCGGGCATCCGTCCGGGCGAGCAGACTGCGCGCTACATCGACAAGATCCTGATGCGCCTGACCCTCGCCGGTGCGGTCTACATCACCCTGGTGTGCCTGCTGCCGGAGTTCATGACGTCGTACTGGAAAGTTCCAGTGTATTTCGGCGGTACCTCACTGCTGATCGTAGTGGTGGTAACCATGGACTTCATGGCTCAAGTTCAGAACTACGTCATGTCGCAGCAATACGAATCACTGCTGCGCAAGGCGAATTTCAAGGGCGGTATCCCGTCGCGTTAA
- the infA gene encoding translation initiation factor IF-1: protein MAKDDVIQMQGEILENLPNATFRVKLENGHVVLGHISGKMRMNYIRILPGDKVTVELTPYDLSRARIVFRTK, encoded by the coding sequence ATGGCAAAAGACGACGTCATCCAAATGCAAGGGGAGATTCTCGAGAATCTCCCGAACGCGACCTTTCGCGTGAAGCTGGAAAACGGGCACGTGGTGTTGGGACATATCTCGGGTAAAATGCGGATGAATTACATTCGCATCCTTCCGGGCGACAAGGTGACGGTGGAACTGACCCCGTACGACCTGTCCCGGGCCCGCATCGTGTTCCGCACCAAGTAA
- the rpmJ gene encoding 50S ribosomal protein L36 produces MKVNASVKRICRNCKIIKRKGVVRVICVEPRHKQRQG; encoded by the coding sequence ATGAAAGTTAACGCTTCAGTCAAGCGGATCTGCCGCAACTGCAAGATCATCAAGCGCAAGGGCGTGGTCCGTGTGATCTGCGTCGAGCCGCGTCACAAGCAGCGTCAAGGTTAA
- the rpsM gene encoding 30S ribosomal protein S13, which produces MARIAGVNVPNHQHTVIGLTAIYGIGRTRSQQICAATGVATNKKVKDLDDNELEKLREQVGKFVVEGDLRRELSMNIKRLMDLGCYRGMRHRKGLPVRGQRTRTNARTRKGPRKAAQSLKK; this is translated from the coding sequence ATGGCACGTATTGCAGGGGTCAATGTCCCCAATCATCAGCACACCGTCATCGGCCTGACGGCGATCTACGGCATTGGCCGTACCCGTTCGCAGCAGATCTGCGCAGCGACCGGCGTTGCTACCAACAAGAAGGTCAAGGACCTGGACGACAACGAACTGGAAAAGCTGCGTGAGCAGGTTGGCAAGTTCGTGGTTGAAGGCGATCTGCGTCGCGAACTGTCCATGAACATCAAGCGTTTGATGGACCTGGGTTGCTACCGCGGCATGCGTCACCGTAAGGGCCTGCCGGTCCGCGGTCAGCGTACCCGTACCAATGCACGTACCCGCAAGGGCCCGCGCAAGGCCGCTCAATCGCTGAAGAAATAA
- the rpsK gene encoding 30S ribosomal protein S11, giving the protein MAKQQSSAAAARIRKKVKKNVAEGIAHVHASFNNTIITITDRQGNALSWATSGGAGFKGSRKSTPFAAQVAAEAAGKVAQEYGVKNLEVRIKGPGPGRESAVRALNNLGIKITEIQDVTPVPHNGCRPPKRRRI; this is encoded by the coding sequence ATGGCTAAGCAACAAAGCAGCGCGGCAGCAGCACGCATCCGCAAGAAGGTCAAGAAGAACGTCGCCGAAGGCATCGCACACGTCCACGCATCGTTCAACAACACCATCATCACGATCACCGATCGTCAGGGCAACGCCCTGTCGTGGGCAACTTCCGGCGGTGCTGGTTTCAAGGGTTCGCGTAAATCGACCCCGTTCGCGGCGCAGGTCGCAGCTGAAGCAGCAGGCAAGGTCGCTCAGGAATACGGCGTGAAGAACCTGGAAGTGCGCATCAAGGGCCCGGGCCCGGGCCGTGAGTCGGCTGTGCGCGCGCTGAACAACCTGGGTATCAAGATCACCGAGATCCAGGACGTGACGCCGGTGCCGCACAACGGCTGCCGTCCGCCGAAGCGTCGTCGTATCTGA
- the rpsD gene encoding 30S ribosomal protein S4, translating into MARYIGPKAKLSRREGTDLFLKSARRSLDSKCKLDVKPGQHGVKSGQRTSDYGNQLREKQKVKRMYGILERQFRRYFAEASRRKGNTGETLLKLLEARLDNVAYRMGFGSTRAEARQLVSHKAFTVNGNVVNIASYQVKTGDVVAVREKAKKQTRIVEALSLAEQVGMPSWVSVDSKKMEGTFRAFPERNEIAADVNEALIVELYSR; encoded by the coding sequence GTGGCACGTTATATCGGACCAAAAGCAAAACTGTCGCGCCGTGAAGGCACCGACCTGTTCCTGAAGAGCGCACGTCGCTCGCTCGACTCCAAGTGCAAACTGGACGTCAAGCCTGGCCAGCACGGCGTCAAGTCGGGCCAGCGTACCTCGGACTACGGCAACCAGCTGCGTGAAAAGCAGAAGGTCAAGCGCATGTACGGCATCCTCGAGCGCCAGTTCCGCCGCTACTTCGCAGAAGCGTCGCGCCGCAAGGGCAACACCGGCGAAACCCTGCTGAAGCTGCTGGAAGCCCGCCTCGACAACGTCGCTTACCGCATGGGCTTCGGCTCGACCCGCGCCGAAGCGCGCCAGCTGGTCAGCCACAAAGCGTTCACCGTGAACGGCAACGTCGTGAACATCGCTTCGTACCAGGTCAAGACCGGCGACGTCGTCGCTGTCCGTGAAAAGGCCAAGAAGCAGACCCGTATCGTCGAAGCGCTGTCGCTGGCCGAACAAGTCGGCATGCCGAGCTGGGTGTCGGTCGATTCGAAGAAAATGGAAGGCACCTTCCGCGCCTTCCCGGAGCGTAACGAGATCGCTGCCGACGTCAACGAAGCACTGATCGTCGAACTGTACTCGCGTTAA
- a CDS encoding DNA-directed RNA polymerase subunit alpha, with amino-acid sequence MQNSLLKPRIIDVETLGAGHAKVVMEPFERGYGHTLGNALRRVLLSSMIGYAPTEVTIAGVVHEYSSLDGVQEDVVDLLLNLKGVVFKVHNRDSVTLTLKKEGEGPVLASDIDLPHDVELINPEHVIAHLTAGGKLDMQIKVEKGRGYVPGNVRRLSEDTNKTIGRIILDASFSPVRRVSYAVESARVEQRTDLDKLIINIETNGVITPEEAIRQSARVLVDQLNVFAALEGTEAAAEAPSRAPLVDPILLRPVDDLELTVRSANCLKAENIYYIGDLIQRSENELLKTPNLGRKSLNEIKEVLASRGLTLGMKLENWPPAGLEK; translated from the coding sequence ATGCAAAATAGTCTGTTGAAGCCACGTATTATCGATGTCGAGACGCTCGGCGCCGGCCACGCAAAAGTCGTGATGGAGCCGTTCGAACGTGGTTATGGCCATACGCTGGGCAACGCGCTGCGTCGCGTGCTGCTGTCGTCGATGATCGGCTACGCGCCGACCGAAGTGACGATCGCCGGTGTCGTGCACGAGTACTCGTCGCTGGACGGCGTGCAGGAAGACGTGGTCGACCTGCTGCTGAACCTGAAGGGTGTCGTGTTCAAGGTCCACAACCGCGACTCCGTGACGCTGACCCTGAAAAAGGAAGGCGAAGGCCCCGTCCTGGCATCGGACATCGACCTGCCGCATGACGTCGAACTGATCAATCCGGAACACGTGATCGCCCACCTGACCGCCGGCGGCAAGCTGGACATGCAGATCAAGGTCGAGAAGGGCCGTGGCTATGTGCCGGGTAACGTGCGCCGCCTGTCGGAAGACACCAACAAGACCATCGGCCGCATCATCCTGGACGCTTCGTTCTCGCCGGTGCGTCGCGTGTCCTACGCCGTGGAATCGGCCCGTGTCGAACAGCGTACCGACCTGGACAAGCTGATCATCAACATCGAGACCAACGGCGTCATCACCCCGGAAGAAGCGATCCGCCAGTCGGCACGCGTGCTGGTCGACCAGCTGAACGTGTTCGCCGCCCTGGAAGGCACCGAAGCCGCCGCCGAAGCACCGTCGCGTGCTCCGCTGGTCGATCCGATCCTGCTGCGTCCGGTGGACGACCTGGAACTGACCGTCCGTTCGGCAAACTGCCTGAAGGCCGAGAACATCTACTACATCGGCGACCTGATCCAGCGTTCGGAAAACGAACTGCTGAAGACCCCGAACCTGGGCCGCAAGTCGCTGAACGAGATCAAGGAAGTCCTGGCTTCCCGTGGTCTGACCCTCGGCATGAAACTCGAGAACTGGCCGCCGGCTGGCCTCGAGAAATAA
- the rplQ gene encoding 50S ribosomal protein L17 has product MRHRHGLRKLNRTSSHRLAMLRNMTVSLLRHEAIKTTVPKAKELRKVVEPIITLGKKDTLANKRLAFARLRDREIVQKLFADIGPRFANRNGGYTRILKMGFRVGDNAPMAYVELTDRPEVGVDENAPTAE; this is encoded by the coding sequence ATGCGTCACCGTCACGGCCTCCGTAAACTGAACCGTACTTCGTCCCACCGCCTGGCCATGCTGCGCAACATGACCGTTTCGCTGCTGCGTCACGAAGCGATCAAGACCACCGTGCCGAAAGCCAAGGAACTGCGCAAAGTCGTTGAGCCGATCATCACCCTGGGCAAGAAAGACACCCTGGCAAACAAGCGCCTGGCATTCGCCCGCCTGCGCGACCGTGAAATCGTTCAGAAGCTGTTTGCCGACATCGGCCCGCGCTTCGCGAACCGCAACGGCGGCTACACCCGCATCCTGAAGATGGGCTTCCGCGTTGGCGACAATGCACCGATGGCCTACGTCGAGCTGACCGACCGTCCGGAAGTCGGCGTCGACGAAAACGCACCGACCGCCGAGTAA